The Planktothrix tepida PCC 9214 genome has a segment encoding these proteins:
- the urtA gene encoding urea ABC transporter substrate-binding protein, with protein MKKRLGRRKFLVYGSAAFGSAFFLKGCANSAVNTTSPTTANTPNPTATTASTSTGSGDTIKVGILHSLSGTMAISETTVVEAEKLAIKEINANGGVLGKQIEAVIEDGASDWPTFAEKAQKLIDQDKVVTVFGCWTSASRKAVKDVFESKNHMLWYPVQYEGQECSKNIFYTGAAPNQQIEPAVQWLFDNKGKEFFLVGSDYVFPRTANTIIKEQLAAIGGTTVGEDYLPLGNTEVTPIITKIKQALPNGGVIFNSLNGDSNVAFFKQLQGAGMTPEQYPVMSVSIAEEEVRQIGKEFLLGHYAAWNYFQTVDTPANKKWVEAFKAEYGQDRVTNDPMEAAYIMVYLWKQAVEKAGTADDLEKVRLAAVGQSMDAPEGQVTMFPNHHISKTVRIGQVRDDGLFNIVWATEGPVDPVPWNQFVPATKGFGCDWTDPKKGEKYKLDGT; from the coding sequence GTGAAAAAAAGATTAGGTAGACGCAAATTCTTAGTGTATGGTTCGGCAGCCTTTGGAAGTGCCTTTTTCCTCAAAGGTTGTGCTAACTCTGCTGTCAATACCACCAGCCCAACAACAGCAAATACTCCCAATCCAACCGCTACAACTGCAAGTACCAGCACAGGAAGTGGCGATACCATTAAAGTTGGAATTCTTCACTCTTTGAGTGGAACAATGGCAATTAGTGAAACCACCGTTGTTGAAGCCGAAAAATTAGCAATTAAAGAAATTAATGCCAATGGTGGGGTACTCGGTAAACAAATTGAAGCCGTAATTGAAGATGGGGCTTCTGACTGGCCGACCTTCGCCGAAAAAGCCCAAAAATTGATCGATCAAGATAAAGTTGTGACGGTGTTTGGATGCTGGACATCAGCTAGTCGTAAAGCGGTAAAAGATGTCTTTGAATCCAAAAACCATATGTTATGGTATCCGGTGCAATACGAAGGTCAAGAATGTTCTAAAAACATTTTTTATACAGGTGCCGCCCCAAACCAACAAATTGAACCTGCTGTTCAATGGTTATTTGATAATAAAGGGAAAGAATTTTTCTTAGTCGGATCAGACTATGTGTTTCCTCGCACTGCAAACACCATTATTAAAGAACAATTAGCAGCCATTGGTGGAACAACTGTTGGCGAAGATTACTTACCGTTAGGCAATACGGAAGTTACCCCCATTATTACCAAAATTAAACAAGCTTTACCCAACGGAGGCGTAATTTTTAATAGCCTCAATGGGGATAGTAATGTGGCGTTCTTCAAACAATTACAGGGTGCAGGGATGACTCCTGAGCAGTATCCTGTAATGTCGGTGAGTATTGCGGAAGAAGAAGTGCGACAAATTGGTAAAGAATTCCTTTTAGGTCACTATGCAGCTTGGAATTATTTCCAAACCGTTGATACTCCTGCTAATAAAAAATGGGTAGAAGCTTTTAAAGCGGAATATGGACAAGATCGAGTCACAAATGACCCCATGGAAGCCGCTTATATTATGGTGTATTTGTGGAAACAAGCGGTCGAAAAAGCGGGAACGGCTGATGATTTAGAAAAAGTTAGATTAGCGGCTGTTGGTCAAAGTATGGATGCTCCAGAAGGTCAAGTCACGATGTTCCCGAACCATCATATTTCTAAAACTGTGCGAATTGGACAGGTTAGAGATGATGGATTATTTAATATTGTTTGGGCAACAGAAGGCCCTGTTGATCCCGTTCCCTGGAACCAATTTGTGCCAGCAACAAAAGGCTTTGGTTGTGACTGGACAGATCCCAAAAAAGGCGAAAAATATAAACTTGACGGGACATAA